A stretch of Parvimonas micra DNA encodes these proteins:
- the dnaA gene encoding chromosomal replication initiator protein DnaA, which produces MFENEIVVDSLWLEVCNELKDKLGESRFATWIEVLKPICYENHKLMVLCQSNYIKTFINGNFKDYIEDAINNQLFPLTKEKTELLPVVATDEIYLEAIKNLGGQTSFFSKSSEKGSKKGKLKKISSSNNSSAFSERFTFDNFVKGKNNEFAMAAAEAVAKNPAGTYNPLFIYGNSGLGKTHLMKAIGYEIHKNFDCKVLYLSSEKFTIDLIDSIRDKNQNSESEFRKKYRNVDVLLIDDIQFIAGKTATQEEFFHTFNELYSRNKQIIISSDRPPKEIKNLEDRLKSRFNMGLTVDIQPPDFETRMAILQDKVKYEPIALSNEVLEFIAMNIKTNIRELEGALINVLAHYKLKQDAPMTVDYVKGILSQKLNELNRRELDIDLIKETVSEYFKIEVSDLSSKNRANSIAYPRQVAMYLCRNMLDCALGNIGSAFEKDHTTIMHGVKKIDEKIKTTESVRKDIENIKKMLED; this is translated from the coding sequence ATGTTTGAGAATGAAATAGTGGTTGATAGCTTATGGCTTGAAGTTTGCAATGAGTTAAAAGATAAACTCGGAGAAAGTCGATTTGCGACTTGGATTGAAGTTTTAAAGCCAATTTGTTATGAGAATCATAAGTTAATGGTGCTTTGTCAGTCTAATTATATTAAAACTTTTATTAATGGAAATTTTAAAGATTATATTGAAGATGCAATAAATAATCAACTTTTTCCTTTAACAAAAGAAAAAACTGAGCTTTTACCTGTTGTCGCTACTGATGAAATCTATCTAGAAGCGATTAAAAATTTAGGAGGTCAAACTTCTTTCTTTTCAAAATCTTCTGAAAAAGGCTCAAAAAAGGGAAAATTAAAGAAAATTTCTTCTTCAAATAATTCTTCAGCTTTTTCAGAGAGATTTACTTTTGATAATTTCGTAAAGGGTAAAAATAATGAATTTGCTATGGCTGCAGCTGAGGCAGTTGCCAAAAATCCTGCTGGTACTTACAATCCTCTTTTCATTTATGGAAATTCAGGACTTGGAAAAACTCACCTTATGAAAGCTATTGGTTATGAAATTCACAAAAATTTTGATTGTAAGGTCTTATATTTGAGTAGTGAGAAATTTACAATTGACTTGATTGACTCAATTAGGGATAAAAATCAAAATTCAGAATCTGAATTTAGAAAGAAATATAGAAATGTCGATGTTTTGCTTATAGATGATATTCAATTTATTGCAGGAAAGACTGCAACACAAGAGGAATTTTTCCATACTTTTAATGAATTATACAGTAGAAATAAGCAAATTATAATTTCATCAGATAGACCACCAAAGGAGATTAAAAATCTGGAGGACAGACTTAAGAGTAGATTTAATATGGGTCTAACTGTTGATATTCAACCACCTGATTTTGAGACGAGAATGGCTATTTTACAAGATAAGGTAAAGTATGAGCCTATAGCTCTTTCAAATGAAGTTTTAGAATTTATTGCAATGAATATAAAGACGAACATAAGAGAGCTCGAAGGGGCTTTAATTAATGTTTTGGCTCATTATAAATTGAAACAAGATGCTCCAATGACTGTTGATTATGTAAAGGGAATTTTATCCCAAAAACTTAATGAACTAAATAGGAGAGAATTGGATATTGATTTGATAAAGGAAACTGTAAGTGAATATTTTAAAATAGAAGTTTCCGATTTAAGCTCTAAAAATAGGGCTAACTCAATTGCTTATCCAAGACAGGTTGCGATGTATCTTTGTAGAAATATGTTAGACTGTGCTTTAGGAAATATAGGTTCAGCCTTTGAGAAAGATCATACTACCATAATGCATGGGGTTAAGAAAATTGATGAAAAGATAAAGACTACTGAATCTGTAAGAAAAGATATAGAAAACATAAAGAAAATGTTAGAAGATTAA